Genomic window (Streptomyces yatensis):
CTGGAATCCGGGCCCGGTGGCGCGATCCGGCTGGACAGCGGCGACCTGGGCGAACAGGCGGTGCGGGCGCGGGCGATCCTCGACGCGGCGGGGCTGCCCGAGGTGCGGATCGTGGCGAGCGGCGGGCTCGACGAATACGCCCTGGAGGAGCTGGTCCACTCGGGCGCGCCGATCGATGTCTTCGCCGTGGGCACCCGGATGGGGGTGTCGGCCGACGCCGCCGCCCTCGACACCGCGTACAAGCTGGTCGCCTACGACGGGACCCCGGTGATGAAACTGTCCTCGGCCAAGGCCACCGCCCCCGGGACCAAGCAGGTCTGGCGCCGCCCCGGCTACGCCGATGTGATCGGCGAACGCGACGAGCTTCCCCCGGGCGGCGGCGCGCCACTGCTGGAGACCGTGATGCGGGAGGGCAGACGCACCGGAGCCCCCGACACCCTCGACCGCGCGCGGCGGCGGTTCGCCACCGAACTCGCGGGGCTGCCGCCGCACGCCCGGCGGATCCGCCACCCGGTCCCGCCCCGGCCGGCCACCTCCGCCGGGCTGGCCGGGCTCGCGGGGCGGGTGCGCCACCGCATCGCGCACCGGCTGGCGGCCGGCGGCGAGGCGGGCGGAAGACAGGCAGCGTGACCAAGGAGGATGCCGTGCCCCGGAGTGCGCACATTGTGAGCGATGTGATGACCCATACCGTCGTCGCCGTCGGCCGCGAAGCGCCGTTCAAGGAGATCGTCAGAACGCTGGAGCAGTGGCGGGTGAGCGCCCTGCCGGTGCTGGAGGGCGAGGGGCGGGTCATCGGCGTGGTCTCGGAGGCGGATCTGCTGCCCAAGGAGGAGTTCCGCGACAGCGATCCGGCGCGGGTGGCGCAGCTGCCCGACCTCCCCGGTGTCGCCAAGGCGGGCGCGGTGACGGCGGATGAGCTGATGACGTCCCCCGCCATCACCGTCCACGCGAGCGCGACGCTCGCCGAGGCCGCGCGGATCATGACCCATAAGCGGGTCAAACGGCTCCCGGTGGTGGACGAGGAGGGCCGCCTGGAGGGCATCGTCAGCCGCGCCGACCTGCTGAAGGTGTTTCTGCGGCCGGACGACGACATCGAGGAGGAGGTGCGCCGCGAGGTGGTGGCCCATCTCTTCCCGGCCGCGGGGGAAACGGTCCGGGTGAGCGTGAACGAGGGCGTGGTCACCCTGACCGGCCGGGTCAAGGAGGCCGTTCTCATCCCGGCGGCGGCCCGTCTCATCCGGGCGATCGAGGGCGTGGTCGACTTCGACAACCAACTTACGGCGGCGCCTCATACGGCCCAGCGGCGGTAGGGATTCGGCCCGGCGACACTCCTACCGGCCCACGCCGCCCCAGGCTCGGCGGCGGCGCTCGATCAGCCGCCACAGCCGCTGCCGCAGTCGCCACTGCCACTGCCACTGCCACTGCCACTGCCACTGCCACTGCCGGTCGGGACGTCCAACGGCACCGGTCGGTTGTTGGGTGCGGGTTTCGTTTCGCGCCTTCGGCGCCATTGAGCAGCGGGGCAGGAGGCCTGGGAGCGCGGGCCTCGCCGCCGACCGCCGGGCCGGTGGGGGCAGGGCCGGTGACGGCTTCCGTGCTCGGTGTCCGGAGCCTCTCCGGACCGCGGTTCGGCGGGGTCCGGCACCCCCTTCCGAAAATTGCTTGATCTGGCGCAACTGATTCATCAAGCGATGCCCAAAGCCCCGCCGGGTCCGCCACGCCGGGGTCCTCTCGGGAGCGCGCGCCCCGGCTGCGGCGGCCAGCGGCGGCAAACGCGAAACCGGCCGGGCACGGCCATCGCCTCACCGGATGTGGCGGCTCCAGCGGGGGCCGACCTCGGCCCAGGCGCGGCCCCATTCCTGGGTGCGGGCGCGGTCCAGGCGCCAGCGCGCCACACCGCGTCCGGCCAGCGAGATCGCGCCCACGCCCGCCGCGGCCGACGTTCCGGCGAGCACCGCGCGGGTGGCGATCTGCTCGGGGGTGGGCGGCCGCTGGACCAGGCGGCCCCGGTCGTCGGTCCAGACCTCGGTGGCGGTGCCCGCCTTGCTGCCGTCGTGGACCCGGGCCGTGCCGGTGTGGACGGTGCCGTCGGGGCCGGTCCACCGGACGATCGCGCGCACCTGGCCGGTGGTGGACCCGTCGCCCGCGGGCTGCGCGACGGGCGCGTCCTCCTTCAGGACCGCCGGCACCCGGTGCCGGTCCGCCCGCTCCTGCCGCAGCGACGTGTCCACGGCGGTGCCCGCGGCCACCCCCGCCGCCGGGCCGCCGACCGCCATCACCAGGCCGGTGACCAGTACGACCCACGCCTCGATCACATCCGAGCGGCGTCTGAGCGGGTTGCGACGCCACCGCCATGTCCGCCGCCCCCGCACTTCCGTGCCCATGTCGCGACCGTCGCACGCGCGGGGAGGGCGGGACGAGGGCCGGGCAGCCCCCTTGAGGGCCCGTTCGGCCCTGGTACCGCCCTGACCTGCTGCGCCACGATTCCCACCGGGGGCAGGGCGGACGGCGGACGAACAGTGCGAGAGCCCATGACCGAGAGACGAGCGACACCGGCGACACCGATCAGGGTGTTCGTACTCGACGACCACGAGGTCGTCCGGCGCGGACTGCACGATCTCCTGGACGCCGAACCGGACATCGAGGTGGTCGGCGACGCGGGAACCGTGGACCACGCGCTGGCCCGGGGCCCGGCGCTGCGGCCCGATGTGGCCATCCTGGACGTCCGGCTGCCGGACGGGGACGGCATCACGGTCTGCCGCGAGTTGCGCTCCCGGATGCCGGACCTGGCCTGTCTGATGCTGACCTCGTTCGACGACGACGATGCCCTGCTGGACGCGATCATGGCCGGGGCGGCGGGCTATGTGCTCAAGCAGATCAAGGGGTCGGACCTGGTCTCGGCGGTGCGCACCGTGGCCTCCGGCCAGTCGATGCTGGACCCGGCCACCACCGCCCGGCTGATGAGCACCCTGCGGGGTGACACCGCCCCGCAGGAGCCCAGGGACGAGGTGCTGGCCGGGCTGTCCCCGCGCGAGCGGGAAATCCTGGTGCTGATCGGCGACGGGCTCACCAACCGGCAGATCGGCAAGCGGCTCTTCCTGTCCGAGAAGACGGTCAAGAACCACATCTCCCGGCTGCTGGCCAAGCTGGGCGTGGAGCGCCGTATCCAGGCGGCGGTGCTGGCGACCCACTCGGCCCCGTCACCCGGCGACGACCATCCGGGATGACCGGGCCCGGAAGCCGCACAGACCCGTCCGTACCCCTCAACCGCCCCGATCCTGACCGCCCACCACCGCTGACGGCCCACCGGCGAGGAGACCCCATGCAGCCCGCAATGCTCGACGCGGCGATCCTGGAGAAGCTGATCTCCGCGGCCGTGGCCGCCCCGTCGATGCACAACACCCAGCCGTGGCGCTATCGGCTGAACCCCGACACCGTCACGCTGGAGGTCCGGGCCGCCCCCGAGCGGGCGCTGCGGTACGCCGATCCGATGGGCCGGGCGCTGAGCGTCTCCGCCGGGGCCGCCGTGTTCAATCTGCGGGTCGCCGTGGCCCACTTCGGCTGGGACCCGGTGGTCCGGCTGCTGCCGTACCGGTCGCAGCCCGATCTGCTGGCCACGGTGCGCCTGGCCGCGTCGCCCCACGACGGCGCCGGGCACGGTGCCCCGCACCACGGCGGCCGGCACGGTGCCCCGCACGGCGCCCCGCCCGACGATCTGTACGACGTCATCTGGCGGCGGCACAGCAGCCGCTCCCCCTTCTCCGGGCGCCGACTGCCGCCCCGGGTGCTGTACGAACTGGCGGAGGCGGCGCGGGCACACGGGGCCACGCTGTGGCTGGCGGGCCCCGAGGAGACCTCGCGGCTGCTGCGGCTGACCGCCGAGGCGGAACGGCGCATCTCGGGGGATCCGCGCCGGCTCGCCGAGAGCCGCGAATGGGTCCGCGAGACCGGGCCGTACGGCATCCCGGCGGCCGCCCTCGGGCCACGGGACGTCACCGGGCGGCTGCCGATGCGCGACTACCTCGGCCCGGGGCCGGACGGCCGCCGGGGCGGTGGTTCACCCGCCGCGGCGTTCGAGAGCCATCCGGCCATCGCCGTGCTGGCCACGGACCAGGACCGGCGCACCGACTGGCTACGGGCCGGGCAGGCGCTGGAACACGTGCTGCTGCTGGCGACCTCGTACACGGTCCGGGCCTCCCTGCTGCACCAGGCGCTGGAGTGGTCGGATCTGCGGTGGTCGCTGGGCGACGCCCACCGGGCGCCGGGCCATGTGCAGATGCTGATCCGGCTGGGTTACGGACCGGTCGGGCCGGCCACTCCGCGTGGCGGGGCGGCCGAGATCCTGGACGGGGGCCGCGGCCGCTGAGGCGGCACCACCAGGCGGCAAGCCCACCGCACGCATCACTACCGCAACGGCAGGCCCACCGCCTACGCCTACCGCTCCGGCAGCGGTACGTCCCACACCAGGCGGGTGCCGCCGCCCGGCGGCTCGGCGAGCTCCAGCTCACCGCCGAGCTTCTCGGCGCGCTCGGCCATGTTCCGCAGTCCGCTGCGACGGCCGCCCTCGGGGATGCCCCTCCCGTTGTCCGTGACCATGAGGGTCAGCCGCCCGGCCGCCACGACCAGCGAGATCTCGGCGGCGTCGGCCCGCGCGTGCCGGGCGATGTTCGACATCGCCTCGGCCAGGACGGCGACCATGTCGTCCGCGACGGTGCGCGGCACATCGGTGTCGACCAGGCCCTCGGTGCGCAGGGAGGGGGTGAAGCCGAGCGCGGGCACGGCCTCCTCGATGGTCTTGGCGGTACGGACCCGCAGCCCCTGGACGGCGGGGCCCGCCTCGTGCGAGCGCAGCCCGAAGATCGTCGAGCGGATGATCTTGATGGTGTCGTCGAGGTCGTCCACCACCCGCAGCAGCCGTTCGGAGCCCTCCGGGTGCTGGACGAAGCGCAGCGTGGACTGCAGCGTCATCCCGGCGGCGAAGAGCCGCTGGATGGCCAGGTCGTGCAGATCGCGGGCGATCCGGTCGCGGTCCTCCAGCAGCGCGAGCTGCTCCGCGTCGCGCCGCCGCTCGGCCAGTTTCATCGCGATGGCCGCCTGGCCCGCGAAGCCCAGCAGGGTGTCGGTCTCGATCTGGGTGAAGGCGGGGCTGTCCGCCATGCGGGCCAGCGAGAGCACTCCGCCCACGCCGTCGCTCGTCCGCATCGGCACCGCGACGGCCGGGCCGAGCCCCTCCCAGCGCTGCGGGCCGACCGTGATCCGCGGGTCGTTCTGGACGTCGGTGCTGGTCACCGGCTCGGAGGCGGTGAAGGCCGCACCGCCGAAGGTGCCCCGGCGCGGCAGCACCAGACCGCGGTGGGCCTCGGCGTCGGTCCCCGCCGCCAGCGCGACCTGCAGTTCGTCGGTGCCGGCCACCGGCAGCATCAGCACGCCCAGATCGGCGGAGAGGATCCGGCGGGCGTGCTCGACGATCAGCTCCAGGACCCGGGTCTCGTCCACTCCGGACAGCAGACTGTGGGTGACCTCGGCGTTCGCCTCCAGCCAGCGCTGGCGGTGCCGGGCCTCCTCGTACAGCCGGGCGTTCTCGATGGCCACTCCGGCGGCCACGGCGAGGGTGGACAGCACCGTCTCGTCCTCGCCGTCGAACTCCTTACCGCCACGCTTCTCGGTGAGATACAGGTTGCCGAAGACCTCGTCGCGCACCCGGATGGGCACCCCGAGGAAGGAGCCCATCGGCGGATGGTTCGGCGGAAAGCCGTAGGAGGCCGGATGCTCCGAGAGTTCGGCCAGCCGCAGCGGCTGGGGGTGGCGGATCAGCTCTCCCAGGAGGCCGTGGCCGGACGGCAGATGCCCGATCGCCTCGGTCCGGTCCTTGTCGATGCCCACCGGCAGGAATTCGGCCAGCCGCTGATCCTCGCCGATCACCCCGAGCGCGCCGTATTCGGCGTCCACGAGCACCACCGCGGCCTCGACGATCCTCCGCAGCACATGGGAAAGATCCAGCTCCCGGCCCACCGACAGGACGGCCTCCAGCAGGCTGTGCACCCGGTCCTGGGTGCCGCGCACCCCGTCGATGCGCAGCTGCAGCTCCTCCAGCAGCTCGTCCAGTCGCAGCTGGGGCAGGGACTCCGTACTCCTCGCGCTCTCCATACCCACGGTGCCTCCGTCGGCCTCACCGCGCCCGGCGCGGCATTCCGCACGGCCCTCACTCTCTTCACGGTAGCCGCGCCCGGCCGACGGTGAGTCGGTCGGAACATCTTGGCGCGAGAGGACACGTTGGCTAATGTGCGGGCCTGTTCAGGCCTGTTCACTCTGGAGCGTTTCCACACCCACAGAAGGGTGGACCACCAGATGTCCCGACGCCTCCGTCGTCGTCTCCTCCTCCCCCGGCTCTCCCGGCCACCCCGGCCGCCTCGACCCTTCCGCCTCTCCCGGCTGGCCGCCTTCGCCCTGGCCCTCGCGCTCGCCGCCCCCGCCGCCCCGGCGGCCGCGGCGAATCCCCCCGATCCGCCCGCGGATGTCTACAAGCTGCTGGAGGACCCCGAGGTCACCTCGGTCGGCCAGGAGCCCGCCCATGCGCGGCTGACCCCGTACGCCGATACCGCCGGCGCCCTCGACGGCGGCTCCAGAAGCCCCTGGACCGCCTCGCTCGACGGCAGCTGGAAGCTCCATATGTCCGACCGCCCCGAGGAGGTGCCGAAGGACTTCTTCACCGAGGGCTACGACACCTCCAGCAGCGGCTGGCGCAGTGTGAGCGTGCCGCACACCTGGCAGACGGACGGTCTCGACCATCCGGTGTTCCGGAACATCCCCACCGAGATGTATCCGGACGCTCCCCCGAAGGTCCCGCATGACGTCAATCCGACCGGGGCCTACGTCAAGACCTTCGAGCTGCCGAAGAGCTGGGAGAAGCGGCGGACGTTTCTCCGCTTCGAGGGCGTCACCAGCGGCTATCTGCTGTGGGTGAACGGCTCCTACGCCGGCTATGACCAGGGCGGCTACACCCCCGCCGAGTTCGACATCAGCGACCGGCTGCACCCGGGCCGCAACACCGTCGCGCTGCAGGTCCACCGCTGGGGTTCGGGGGCGCATCTGGAGGACTACGACCAGTGGCGGTTCTCGGGCATCTTCCGCTCGGTCGGGCTGTACTCCACCCCGGCCACCCATCTGCGGGACATCACGGTCAAGACCGATCTGGACGCCCGCTACCGCGACGCCCGGCTGACCGCCGAGGTCGACGTGGCCGCCAAGGGCCCGCGGCGCGCCGCGGATGAGCGCAAGGTCCTCGCCACGCTCTACGACCAGCGCGGACGCAAGGTGACAACGATGTCGGGAACGGTGGCCGACGGCAGCGGGTCCACCACCCTCACCGCCGATGTGGCCAATCCGGCCAAGTGGACCGATGAGACGCCGAATCTCTACACCCTCGTCGTCCGGCTCACCGACGCCGACGGCACCGTCACCCACACCACGGCCCAGCCGGTGGGCTTCCGCGAGATCGAGATCAAGGACAGACAGCTCCTCGTCAACGGCGAGCGCGTCCTGATCAAGGGGGTCAACCGCTCCGAGACCGACCCCGGCACCGGCCGCCACGCCACCCGTGAGCGCACCGCCTCGGACGTCTCCTTGATGAAGCGGCTCAACGTCAACTCCGTGCGCACCTCCCACTACCCCTCGGATCCCTACCTCTACGAACAGGCCGACACCCGCGGTCTGTGGATCGACGACGAGGTGGACATCGAGACCCATCACCACGACGCCTGCCCGGACGACTGCCTGGCCGAGCGGCCCGAGTGGCAGGCCGCGTTCATGGACCGCCTCACGGCGATGTACGAACGGGACAAGAACCATCCCAGCGTGCTGATGTGGGACACCGGCAACGAGGCCGGACTGGGGAAGGCCCACTACGCGATGGCCGACTTCCTGGACCGCGAGGACCCGGCCCGGCCGGTCTACCACCAGCCCAACAGCCCGGACGGCGACGCCCCGTTCGCCGATGTGTGGGGCCCGCGCTACCCCTCCCCCTCGGGTCTGGAGGAGAAGGCGAAGGCCACCACCAAGCCCATCATCATGGGTGAGTACGCCCACGCCATGGGCAACTCGCTCGGCAACTTCCGCGAGTTCTGGGATGTCGTACGCAAGTATCCCCAGGTCCAGGGCGGCTACATATGGGACTGGGCGGAGCAGAACATCACCCAGCCCCTGCTGACCACCCCCGACACCTCCGGCAACGACATCCTGTCCTACGTCTCCGGGAAGCCCGAGCTGGTGGCGGGCCACCGGGGCAAGGCGCTCGAGCTGTCCGGTCTCGACGACTTCGTGGAGGTCTACCGCGACCCGAAGCTGGACGCGGTCTCGGACGCGCTCACCCTGGACGCCTGGGTGAAACCCGCCGACTGGACCGGCTCCTTCACCGTGATCGCCAAGGGCGACCACAGCTACGCGCTGAAGATGCGCGACAAGGACACCCTGGAGTTCTTCGTCTACGGGGACGGCGACTGGCACACGGTCGCGGCCGATGTCCCCGACGGCTGGTACGGCTCATGGCATCGCGTCTCGGGCACCTTCGACGGCCGGACGCTCCGGCTGCTCGTCGACGGGAAGCAGACCGCGTCGGCCGACTGGACCGGCACCGTCGGCTCCTCCGCGCAGCCGGTGAACATCGGCCGCAACCCGGAGACCGAGCAGGAGAACATCCGCACCCGGATGGCCCACGGCACCGTCGACCAGGTCCGCGTCTACCACCAGGCGCTGAGCGCCGATCAGCTCGCCGCCGACCCCAGCGCGGACGCGGTGCTCGCGCTCGACTTCGACCGGCTCGACCGGAAGGGGGAGTTCCTGTCCTATGGCGCCGGGACCGGCGGGGTCGACGGGGTGGTCTCCTCCGACCGCACCGTCCAGCCCGAGGCCCGCGCCATGGCGGCGGTCCACGCCCCGATCCGCATCTCGGGTGACGAGGCCCGCGCGGGGCGGATCGAGGTGCGCAACGAGCGGTCCTTCACCGGCACCGACGACCTCCGGCTGCGCTGGCGCATCACCGAGGGCGCCCGCACCCTGGCCCAGGGCAGTCGCGCGCTCGGCCTGGCCGCCGGTGGGCGGACCACCCTCCAGCTGCCGAAGCCGCCCGCCAATCCCCAGGACGCCGACCGGCAGCTGACCGTGGAGGCGGTACGGGCCACGGACACGTCCTGGGCCAAGGCGGGAGACCGGGTGGCCGTCGAGCAGTTCGACATCGGCGGCCGGCAACTCGCGGGCACGGTACCGGCGCGGGCGCCGGGGAAGGTCGAGGCCACCACGTCCGGCGACCGCCTCACGGTCACCGGCGACGGCTTCTCGTACGGCTTCGACCGGGCCAGTGGCGAGCTGGTCTCCATGAAGTCCGGCGGGCGGGAACTGCTCGGCTCCGGCCCCGAGCTGGACGCCTGGCGCGCCCCGCTCAGCAATGAGATCGGCTCCGAGGAGGGGCCCTGGCGCGAGGCGGGCCTGGACCGGCTGCACACCGAGCCGGGCAAGGTCACGGTGGACGAGCGGGACGGCGAGGTCGTCGTCACGGTACCCTCGTCCGCCGCCGCGCCCGGTGTGAAGGACTCCTCGTTCGCCCAGACCCTGCGGTACACCGTCAGCGGCACCGGGGAGCTGCGCCTCGATCACCGCGTCGAGGCCCGGGGCGCGGCGCGCACGGTGCCCTATCTGCCTCGCATCGGGCTCTCGCTCCGGCTGCCCGACCGCTACGACCGGTTCACCTGGTACGGGCGCGGGCCGCAGGAGAACTACACCGACCGCGAGGACGGCGCCCCCGTGGGGGTGTACTCCACGGACGTGGACAAGCAGTTCGCCGGATACACCAGGCCGCAGGACTACGGGAACCACGAGGACGTCCGCTGGGCCTCGCTGTCCGACGGCAGCGGCGGGCTCCTGGTGTCGGGCGACTTCTCGGCCGGGGTGACCCCCTACACCGGGATCGACCGCGCCGCCTATCCGTTCGCCCTCCGCAAGGACCCGGGAGGCAACACCCTGCACCTGGACCACGCGGTGAGCGGGGTGAGCGAGACGTTCCACACCGTGCTGCCCGAATACCAGCTGCGCCCCGCCAAGGAGTACGCCTACACCCTGCGGCTGCGCCCGCTGACCGGCGCCGAGGCCCGCACCGGCACCCCGCACGGCCCGGTGGTCTGCGCCCCCGAGGCCAAGCTCACCGCCGCCGACACCACGGTGGCGGCGGGCGAGTCCACCTCGACCGAGCTGACCGTCACCAACCCCTGCGACACCCCGCTGCGCGAGGTCACGGCGGCCTTCGGCCTGGCCGAGGGGTGGACCGCCGAGCCCGGCACCCTCGACCTCGGCGACCTCGCGGCGGGCCGGACCGCGACCGTACGGACCGAGATCACCCGCGGCGAGGGCACCCCGGACGGCCTGCGGCCCGCCGTCGCCGACGTCCGGGCGACCTCGGCCGGCGGCGCGCGGGTGAGCGGCTCGGCGTCGGCCGAGATCGACGGCACGCCTCCCCCGCCGCGCGGCGACGTGGCGGTGTCCACGCTCGATTTCCTCACCGCGGACAACGGCTGGGGCCCGGTCGAACGCGACCACAGCAACGGCGAGGCCGCCCCCGGCGACGGCACGAC
Coding sequences:
- a CDS encoding CBS domain-containing protein, encoding MTHTVVAVGREAPFKEIVRTLEQWRVSALPVLEGEGRVIGVVSEADLLPKEEFRDSDPARVAQLPDLPGVAKAGAVTADELMTSPAITVHASATLAEAARIMTHKRVKRLPVVDEEGRLEGIVSRADLLKVFLRPDDDIEEEVRREVVAHLFPAAGETVRVSVNEGVVTLTGRVKEAVLIPAAARLIRAIEGVVDFDNQLTAAPHTAQRR
- a CDS encoding Rv1733c family protein encodes the protein MGTEVRGRRTWRWRRNPLRRRSDVIEAWVVLVTGLVMAVGGPAAGVAAGTAVDTSLRQERADRHRVPAVLKEDAPVAQPAGDGSTTGQVRAIVRWTGPDGTVHTGTARVHDGSKAGTATEVWTDDRGRLVQRPPTPEQIATRAVLAGTSAAAGVGAISLAGRGVARWRLDRARTQEWGRAWAEVGPRWSRHIR
- a CDS encoding response regulator, which produces MTERRATPATPIRVFVLDDHEVVRRGLHDLLDAEPDIEVVGDAGTVDHALARGPALRPDVAILDVRLPDGDGITVCRELRSRMPDLACLMLTSFDDDDALLDAIMAGAAGYVLKQIKGSDLVSAVRTVASGQSMLDPATTARLMSTLRGDTAPQEPRDEVLAGLSPREREILVLIGDGLTNRQIGKRLFLSEKTVKNHISRLLAKLGVERRIQAAVLATHSAPSPGDDHPG
- a CDS encoding Acg family FMN-binding oxidoreductase, which codes for MQPAMLDAAILEKLISAAVAAPSMHNTQPWRYRLNPDTVTLEVRAAPERALRYADPMGRALSVSAGAAVFNLRVAVAHFGWDPVVRLLPYRSQPDLLATVRLAASPHDGAGHGAPHHGGRHGAPHGAPPDDLYDVIWRRHSSRSPFSGRRLPPRVLYELAEAARAHGATLWLAGPEETSRLLRLTAEAERRISGDPRRLAESREWVRETGPYGIPAAALGPRDVTGRLPMRDYLGPGPDGRRGGGSPAAAFESHPAIAVLATDQDRRTDWLRAGQALEHVLLLATSYTVRASLLHQALEWSDLRWSLGDAHRAPGHVQMLIRLGYGPVGPATPRGGAAEILDGGRGR
- a CDS encoding sensor histidine kinase translates to MESARSTESLPQLRLDELLEELQLRIDGVRGTQDRVHSLLEAVLSVGRELDLSHVLRRIVEAAVVLVDAEYGALGVIGEDQRLAEFLPVGIDKDRTEAIGHLPSGHGLLGELIRHPQPLRLAELSEHPASYGFPPNHPPMGSFLGVPIRVRDEVFGNLYLTEKRGGKEFDGEDETVLSTLAVAAGVAIENARLYEEARHRQRWLEANAEVTHSLLSGVDETRVLELIVEHARRILSADLGVLMLPVAGTDELQVALAAGTDAEAHRGLVLPRRGTFGGAAFTASEPVTSTDVQNDPRITVGPQRWEGLGPAVAVPMRTSDGVGGVLSLARMADSPAFTQIETDTLLGFAGQAAIAMKLAERRRDAEQLALLEDRDRIARDLHDLAIQRLFAAGMTLQSTLRFVQHPEGSERLLRVVDDLDDTIKIIRSTIFGLRSHEAGPAVQGLRVRTAKTIEEAVPALGFTPSLRTEGLVDTDVPRTVADDMVAVLAEAMSNIARHARADAAEISLVVAAGRLTLMVTDNGRGIPEGGRRSGLRNMAERAEKLGGELELAEPPGGGTRLVWDVPLPER
- a CDS encoding glycoside hydrolase family 2 TIM barrel-domain containing protein, translated to MSRRLRRRLLLPRLSRPPRPPRPFRLSRLAAFALALALAAPAAPAAAANPPDPPADVYKLLEDPEVTSVGQEPAHARLTPYADTAGALDGGSRSPWTASLDGSWKLHMSDRPEEVPKDFFTEGYDTSSSGWRSVSVPHTWQTDGLDHPVFRNIPTEMYPDAPPKVPHDVNPTGAYVKTFELPKSWEKRRTFLRFEGVTSGYLLWVNGSYAGYDQGGYTPAEFDISDRLHPGRNTVALQVHRWGSGAHLEDYDQWRFSGIFRSVGLYSTPATHLRDITVKTDLDARYRDARLTAEVDVAAKGPRRAADERKVLATLYDQRGRKVTTMSGTVADGSGSTTLTADVANPAKWTDETPNLYTLVVRLTDADGTVTHTTAQPVGFREIEIKDRQLLVNGERVLIKGVNRSETDPGTGRHATRERTASDVSLMKRLNVNSVRTSHYPSDPYLYEQADTRGLWIDDEVDIETHHHDACPDDCLAERPEWQAAFMDRLTAMYERDKNHPSVLMWDTGNEAGLGKAHYAMADFLDREDPARPVYHQPNSPDGDAPFADVWGPRYPSPSGLEEKAKATTKPIIMGEYAHAMGNSLGNFREFWDVVRKYPQVQGGYIWDWAEQNITQPLLTTPDTSGNDILSYVSGKPELVAGHRGKALELSGLDDFVEVYRDPKLDAVSDALTLDAWVKPADWTGSFTVIAKGDHSYALKMRDKDTLEFFVYGDGDWHTVAADVPDGWYGSWHRVSGTFDGRTLRLLVDGKQTASADWTGTVGSSAQPVNIGRNPETEQENIRTRMAHGTVDQVRVYHQALSADQLAADPSADAVLALDFDRLDRKGEFLSYGAGTGGVDGVVSSDRTVQPEARAMAAVHAPIRISGDEARAGRIEVRNERSFTGTDDLRLRWRITEGARTLAQGSRALGLAAGGRTTLQLPKPPANPQDADRQLTVEAVRATDTSWAKAGDRVAVEQFDIGGRQLAGTVPARAPGKVEATTSGDRLTVTGDGFSYGFDRASGELVSMKSGGRELLGSGPELDAWRAPLSNEIGSEEGPWREAGLDRLHTEPGKVTVDERDGEVVVTVPSSAAAPGVKDSSFAQTLRYTVSGTGELRLDHRVEARGAARTVPYLPRIGLSLRLPDRYDRFTWYGRGPQENYTDREDGAPVGVYSTDVDKQFAGYTRPQDYGNHEDVRWASLSDGSGGLLVSGDFSAGVTPYTGIDRAAYPFALRKDPGGNTLHLDHAVSGVSETFHTVLPEYQLRPAKEYAYTLRLRPLTGAEARTGTPHGPVVCAPEAKLTAADTTVAAGESTSTELTVTNPCDTPLREVTAAFGLAEGWTAEPGTLDLGDLAAGRTATVRTEITRGEGTPDGLRPAVADVRATSAGGARVSGSASAEIDGTPPPPRGDVAVSTLDFLTADNGWGPVERDHSNGEAAPGDGTTLTVGGTTYERGLGTHAEATVEVFLGGNCSSFTADTGLDDEVGADGSVVFEVYADGERVYRGETVRGPDAAVPVKADIEGAQRLRLRVTDGGDGNAHDHADWGAATVRCGTGGTG